In Candidatus Limnocylindrales bacterium, a single window of DNA contains:
- a CDS encoding NAD(P)-dependent methylenetetrahydromethanopterin dehydrogenase, protein MERKHLLYMFTTDDYASPFDINMAYDVGFDIVIPYTHVTPQIGGLLAQDIIFSRGVGGTKFSSIFIGGSDLNLAEDIWKAVEKNMFPPFQVSIMIDPKGAYSTASALLAKVEKSLEVCKMGNLAGKNVAILGGTGPVGRIAAVLCAKNGCHTKIVETDPSRSPEFAETIAKTLKERYGVSVEGDYAWTPEKKLDILKEAHLIFSTAKAGIQVLSKAILEKLPPGKIVADVNAVPPSGIEGLASNQDLAEIVPGILGIGALVIGDLKYKVEMDMLDKIRTAEKMTVVDFQFAYEAAKKRL, encoded by the coding sequence ATGGAAAGAAAACACCTTTTGTATATGTTTACAACTGATGATTATGCAAGTCCCTTCGATATTAATATGGCCTATGATGTGGGATTCGATATTGTTATCCCCTATACCCATGTAACTCCCCAAATCGGCGGGCTTTTGGCTCAAGATATTATTTTTTCTCGGGGTGTCGGGGGGACTAAATTTTCAAGTATTTTCATAGGAGGAAGTGATCTCAATTTAGCAGAGGATATCTGGAAAGCCGTGGAGAAAAACATGTTTCCACCCTTCCAGGTTTCCATCATGATTGATCCCAAAGGAGCTTATTCGACAGCCTCTGCTTTGCTGGCCAAGGTTGAAAAGTCCCTTGAAGTTTGCAAAATGGGTAATTTAGCGGGTAAGAATGTGGCTATACTGGGCGGTACCGGCCCGGTCGGTCGTATAGCTGCTGTGCTGTGTGCAAAAAACGGTTGTCATACGAAGATTGTAGAGACCGATCCTTCTCGAAGTCCGGAATTTGCCGAGACGATTGCCAAAACCCTTAAGGAGCGATATGGGGTCTCGGTAGAGGGAGATTATGCCTGGACTCCTGAGAAGAAACTGGATATTCTTAAAGAGGCTCATCTTATCTTCTCAACGGCTAAAGCCGGTATTCAGGTTCTTTCCAAAGCTATTCTGGAAAAGCTCCCACCGGGTAAAATCGTGGCAGATGTCAATGCCGTACCTCCGTCAGGGATTGAGGGACTTGCCTCTAATCAAGATTTAGCCGAGATTGTTCCAGGCATCTTGGGCATCGGAGCCTTAGTTATTGGAGACTTAAAATACAAGGTGGAAATGGACATGCTGGATAAGATAAGAACGGCAGAGAAAATGACGGTTGTTGATTTTCAATTTGCCTATGAGGCAGCGAAAAAACGACTTTAG
- the mptA gene encoding GTP cyclohydrolase MptA, with the protein MKPVRDIQGMRPNVPISLSRVGVIGVKKIIPIKHDRGADLFYSEMDLYADLSPEQKGLHMSRFSTIVNEIIDEVIRSASMDLESFAKTVAERINREQNTLKSEVVIRAKYPRDRQTPVSNQVSQEIYSLISIAVSTKNRTRTIVGGEAQGMTVCPCAQEMVREHSRKKLWEAGFTEEDIEKILATVPLSSHNQRGEGTLFVGTDLKINVDDLVDIVEASMSSQIYQLLKRPDEFFIVHKAHTHPMFVEDVVREMLRAVLVKYPNLSDESFLLARQRNFETIHSHDVFAERYGTVKEIREELFQGKYLTRHTTLRSWLED; encoded by the coding sequence ATGAAACCTGTAAGAGATATTCAAGGAATGCGACCTAACGTTCCTATCAGCTTAAGTCGCGTCGGGGTGATAGGAGTCAAGAAAATTATTCCCATTAAGCATGATCGGGGAGCGGATCTTTTTTACTCGGAAATGGATTTGTATGCAGACCTGTCTCCTGAGCAAAAGGGTCTCCATATGTCCCGATTCAGTACCATCGTCAATGAGATCATCGATGAGGTGATACGATCGGCTTCCATGGATCTGGAATCCTTTGCAAAAACCGTTGCAGAGAGAATTAATCGAGAACAGAATACCCTGAAATCCGAAGTAGTCATTCGGGCTAAATATCCTAGAGACCGTCAAACTCCTGTATCTAACCAGGTTTCTCAGGAAATCTATTCTTTAATCAGTATTGCCGTAAGCACGAAGAACCGAACCCGGACCATTGTGGGTGGGGAAGCCCAGGGTATGACGGTATGTCCCTGTGCGCAGGAAATGGTCCGGGAACATTCCAGGAAAAAACTCTGGGAAGCCGGATTTACCGAAGAGGACATTGAAAAAATCTTAGCCACCGTACCGCTTTCCTCCCATAATCAACGAGGAGAAGGAACCCTGTTTGTCGGAACAGACCTGAAAATCAATGTGGACGATCTGGTAGATATTGTAGAAGCCTCCATGAGCTCTCAGATTTATCAACTTTTAAAAAGACCGGACGAATTCTTTATCGTACACAAAGCCCATACCCATCCCATGTTTGTAGAAGATGTAGTCCGAGAGATGCTTCGAGCGGTCCTGGTTAAATACCCGAACCTCTCCGATGAGAGTTTTCTCCTGGCCAGGCAGCGAAATTTTGAAACCATCCATAGCCATGACGTCTTTGCAGAACGATACGGTACGGTCAAAGAGATCCGCGAAGAACTCTTTCAGGGAAAGTATCTTACCCGACATACTACCCTGCGGAGCTGGTTGGAGGATTAA
- a CDS encoding HisA/HisF-related TIM barrel protein: MQVIPVIDLKGGYVVHAKKGERDRYEKIQSILVDSAEPLAVLKAFQDKLGCSRFYIADLDAIQRKRKPDKILSEIVQNLPDGQIMVDAGVNNLESALQVMGLGIHQLIVGSETLSGLWELASILKEVPSDRVLFSLDMKEGKVLSESEELRSLDPVSLIHRIKSMGIGQFIFLELAKVGTESGIAGELLKDILREHPDITLLVGGGIRGVEDLISLKELGVRGALIATAFHNGRITREDLEAIR; the protein is encoded by the coding sequence ATGCAAGTCATTCCGGTGATAGATCTCAAGGGTGGTTACGTGGTCCATGCTAAAAAAGGAGAACGTGACCGATATGAGAAAATTCAAAGTATTTTGGTGGATAGCGCAGAACCTCTTGCCGTACTAAAGGCTTTTCAAGATAAACTGGGATGTTCCCGGTTTTATATAGCCGATTTGGATGCCATTCAAAGGAAAAGAAAGCCTGATAAGATTTTGTCAGAGATTGTGCAGAACCTGCCGGACGGTCAGATCATGGTAGATGCGGGAGTGAATAATCTGGAATCGGCTTTACAGGTAATGGGTTTGGGAATTCATCAATTGATCGTGGGTTCTGAAACGTTAAGCGGTTTATGGGAACTTGCTTCTATTTTAAAAGAGGTGCCTTCTGATCGGGTCCTATTCAGTCTTGATATGAAAGAGGGAAAAGTCCTTTCTGAATCCGAGGAACTTCGAAGTTTGGATCCTGTTTCGCTTATCCATCGAATTAAGTCGATGGGTATAGGGCAATTTATCTTCCTGGAGTTGGCGAAAGTTGGAACAGAGAGCGGCATAGCCGGGGAGCTCCTCAAGGATATTCTTCGAGAACACCCCGATATCACGCTCCTGGTAGGAGGAGGGATCAGGGGAGTAGAAGACCTTATTTCCTTAAAGGAACTGGGGGTTAGAGGAGCTTTAATTGCTACCGCTTTCCATAATGGGAGGATTACCCGGGAGGATCTGGAAGCTATTCGGTAA
- a CDS encoding ATP-grasp domain-containing protein, which yields MKIFVHEFITGGGLIGEELPASLMREGAWMLEAILQDFLLLPQHQIFTSYDERLRLTLPVHQKVPVKRDGYLETFLSLVQATDATLLIAPETDGILAKLTRWVEKEGKLLLGSTAEGIEWTGDKLSTYKRFEALGIPFPKTQEANFGENLLEKVKVLDLPLILKPVDGAGCSGVFLLRRIEDIPSILAQLAQETRHNRFLIQEYIAGIHASVSVISNGIHAVPLTLNAQFIEESQRLIYKGGLVPLPHPLKQEVFRLVRSLPTWIKGLQGYLGVDLILTEDRPVFIEINPRLTTSYVGIRQVLPFNLAEAILRAVMKRELPEEVEVRGQVKFAS from the coding sequence ATGAAAATCTTTGTCCATGAATTTATAACAGGGGGTGGATTGATAGGGGAAGAGCTACCGGCCAGTCTTATGAGAGAGGGTGCCTGGATGTTGGAGGCGATTTTACAGGATTTTTTATTACTCCCCCAACATCAGATTTTCACATCCTATGATGAACGTTTGCGTCTGACATTACCGGTTCATCAAAAAGTTCCGGTAAAGAGGGATGGTTACCTGGAAACTTTTTTATCTTTGGTTCAAGCAACCGATGCCACCCTATTGATTGCACCGGAAACAGACGGGATCCTTGCAAAGCTAACCAGATGGGTAGAGAAAGAAGGTAAACTTTTATTGGGTTCTACGGCAGAGGGTATTGAATGGACCGGGGATAAGCTATCGACTTATAAACGATTCGAGGCCTTGGGGATACCCTTTCCTAAAACCCAGGAAGCCAATTTTGGGGAAAACCTTTTGGAAAAAGTCAAGGTCTTGGATCTTCCCCTCATTCTTAAACCTGTAGATGGGGCTGGCTGTTCCGGAGTATTCCTCCTGAGAAGGATCGAGGACATCCCATCGATCCTTGCCCAACTGGCCCAGGAAACCCGTCACAACCGGTTTCTTATCCAGGAGTACATTGCCGGTATTCATGCTAGTGTCTCCGTAATTTCCAACGGAATTCACGCCGTTCCACTTACATTGAATGCCCAGTTTATCGAGGAATCCCAGCGATTAATCTATAAAGGTGGATTGGTGCCACTTCCTCATCCTTTAAAGCAAGAAGTTTTTCGCCTGGTCCGGAGTTTACCCACCTGGATTAAAGGTCTTCAGGGTTATCTGGGCGTAGATCTGATTTTAACCGAAGATCGGCCCGTCTTCATCGAAATAAATCCGCGTTTAACCACCTCTTACGTGGGAATCCGGCAGGTACTCCCTTTCAATCTGGCTGAGGCCATTCTGCGTGCCGTTATGAAGAGAGAACTCCCTGAGGAGGTGGAGGTTAGAGGTCAGGTGAAATTTGCCTCATGA
- a CDS encoding hydantoinase/oxoprolinase family protein produces MITVIGWDIGGVNTKGAILRYEKGQIVDFKVTSRYFEIWKDSTALASVLKSIEQELIEGNSESRIAMALTITAELSDIFRTKREGIEFILDCIQNTFTETSLYALDIEGQLISLQEIKDPVRLAATNWLATALFLGKWYKNGLLIDIGSTTTDIIPLRDGKVAAQGRTDMNRLITGELVYTGVLRTPISSVVSQVPVRGEFCRISPEYFAILGDVYLILGYIQDSDYVCETPDKRPKTRQFAGERLARIVCADGEMLGEEEITTLARYIYEKQIQQITEALMQVLSRFPDAYNFPVITCGLGEFLAKKCCERLGLKVEGVTEILGSQASRVAPCVALAYLLAEKLDQAVRCS; encoded by the coding sequence ATGATTACCGTAATAGGTTGGGACATTGGAGGGGTTAATACGAAAGGTGCCATTCTGAGATATGAGAAAGGACAAATAGTAGATTTTAAAGTAACCAGTCGGTATTTTGAAATATGGAAGGATTCAACGGCCCTTGCTTCCGTGCTTAAATCTATAGAACAGGAACTGATAGAAGGGAATTCCGAATCCCGGATTGCTATGGCTCTGACCATAACGGCAGAATTGTCCGATATTTTTAGGACCAAGCGGGAAGGGATTGAATTTATCTTAGATTGCATTCAAAATACCTTTACCGAAACATCCCTTTATGCTTTGGATATCGAAGGGCAGTTGATCAGCTTACAGGAGATTAAAGATCCTGTACGTCTGGCCGCAACGAATTGGCTGGCAACGGCTTTGTTCCTGGGTAAATGGTATAAGAACGGTTTACTGATAGATATCGGAAGTACCACAACGGATATCATCCCCCTGAGAGATGGAAAAGTAGCCGCGCAAGGTCGAACGGATATGAATCGGCTTATAACGGGGGAGCTGGTCTATACCGGGGTCCTGCGGACTCCGATTAGCTCGGTGGTTTCACAGGTTCCTGTAAGAGGCGAGTTTTGCCGTATTTCCCCGGAGTACTTCGCCATTTTGGGGGATGTTTATTTAATCCTTGGATATATTCAGGACTCCGATTATGTATGTGAAACCCCAGATAAACGTCCCAAAACCCGGCAATTTGCCGGAGAACGGTTAGCCCGAATCGTTTGTGCCGATGGAGAGATGCTGGGTGAAGAAGAGATTACCACACTAGCCCGTTATATCTACGAAAAACAAATCCAACAAATCACAGAGGCTTTGATGCAGGTTCTCTCCCGTTTCCCAGACGCCTACAACTTCCCGGTGATTACCTGTGGTCTAGGAGAGTTCCTTGCTAAAAAATGCTGTGAGCGATTGGGATTGAAAGTTGAAGGAGTTACAGAGATTTTAGGCTCTCAGGCCTCTCGGGTTGCCCCCTGTGTGGCTCTGGCTTATCTGTTGGCTGAAAAACTGGATCAGGCCGTCCGTTGTTCCTGA